The following coding sequences are from one Pocillopora verrucosa isolate sample1 chromosome 5, ASM3666991v2, whole genome shotgun sequence window:
- the LOC131781724 gene encoding uncharacterized protein isoform X1, which translates to MDFSDSPPFWPSPLGPRVPDLDTKLRKTGNPNMDTALAWLRGELAAMQLQDRDMHKQLLTMRSSISSLREELKTEREEWELENQQEYTPEPEPEPEPEPEPEPEPKPTHARGYVTKVEVVNNDREELRISHVKQDSGILSDEERSDDEELEESVQELLKTFPPPVRPRSSSFSFSSKYAGYGMKREENGGGETERGPTRGVVRVRARSVAGIEVERPSTDVVSPRNRPQFFADGTFNRFESMPVINEIPGDALQRNTTRSKTFAFYGYRRQQSEVEDDNRVSYPSPKKLPVVFGSLTRHGSMPVMHSGGRPRSGTGSKNTNDNVRLVVSNQPIKRSTSQIVLSRPAWDKAREFESNQMRPCRVYRSTSQVSLV; encoded by the exons ATGGATTTCTCAGATTCGCCACCGTTCTGGCCTTCGCCGCTAGGTCCAAGAGTTCCAGATTTGGATACAAAACTTCGAAAAACTGGAAACCCAAACATGGATACCGCTTTAGCATGGCTGAGAGGAGAGCTA GCGGCCATGCAGTTGCAAGACAGAGACATGCACAAACAGCTCTTGACAATGCGTTCAAGCATCTCCAGTCTCCGAGAGGAGCTTAAAACCGAGCGGGAGGAATGGGAATTAGAGAACCAACAAGAATATACACCCGAACCCGAACCCGAACCCGAACCCGAACCCGAACCCGAACCCGAACCCAAACCCACCCATGCTCGAGGCTACGTCACCAAAGTTGAAGTCGTAAACAACGATCGGGAAGAGCTCAGAATAAGTCACGTTAAACAAGATTCCGGGATCTTGAGCGATGAAGAACGAAGCGATGATGAGGAGTTAGAGGAGAGTGTACAAGAATTGTTAAAAACCTTTCCGCCACCCGTGAGACCTAGAAgcagctctttttctttttcttccaagTATGCCGGTTACGGTATGAAACGAGAAGAAAATGGCGGTGGTGAAACTGAGCGTGGACCCACGCGTGGGGTAGTCCGAGTCCGCGCGCGGAGTGTTGCGGGAATCGAAGTCGAACGACCATCAACCGACGTAGTGTCACCGCGAAATCGACCCCAGTTCTTTGCGGACGGAACTTTCAATCGCTTTGAAAGTATGCCAGTTATCAACGAGATTCCCGGAGACGCTCTACAGCGGAACACAACCAGATCAAAAACTTTCGCTTTTTATGGATATCGTCGCCAACAGAGCGAAGTCGAGGACGACAACAGAGTGTCTTACCCTTCCCCAAAAAAACTACCTGTTGTATTTGGCTCACTCACGAGGCACGGTAGCATGCCCGTAATGCATAGCGGGGGACGACCGCGGTCGGGGACTGGGTCGAAAAACACAAACGATAATGTGAGACTTGTTGTCAGTAACCAGCCTATCAAAAGATCGACAAGTCAGATCGTCCTTAGCAGGCCAGCTTGGGATAAAGCCAGGGAATTTGAATCAAACCAAATGAGACCTTGTAGAGTTTATAGATCCACCAGTCAGGTCTCTCTCGTTTAA
- the LOC131781715 gene encoding NADH dehydrogenase [ubiquinone] flavoprotein 1, mitochondrial-like: MAKPLTRLHTNGLQGGQLHSLCRALVSTRLSSTAATPSQTKTSFGNLKDEDRIFTNLYGRHDWKLSGARKRGDWYKTKEIILKGQDWIIKEISKSGLRGRGGAGFPTGMKWGFMNKPGDGRPKYLVVNADEGEPGTCKDREIMRHDPHKLIEGCLVAGAGMGARAAYIYIRGEFYNEASNMQLAINEAYNEGLIGKNACGSGYDFDVYMHRGAGAYICGEETALIESLEGKQGKPRLKPPFPADVGVFGCPTTVANVETVAVAPAICRRGGDWFSSFGRPRNTGTKLFNISGQVNNPCTVEEEMSVPLKLLIEKHAGGVLGGWDNLLAVIPGGSSTPLIPKSVCEDVLMDFDALVEAQTGLGTAAIIVMNKQCDLILAIARLIEFYKHESCGQCTPCREGCSWMTTIMYRFVEGKATPDEIDMLWELSKQIEGHTICALGDGAAWPVQGLIRHFRPMLEERMAEYAAKQEKGSTAA, translated from the exons ATGGCCAAGCCTTTAACAAGGTTACACACAAATGGATTGCAAG GAGGGCAGTTACACTCGTTATGTCGAGCTTTGGTTAGCACAAGGTTGTCTTCCACAGCGGCTACTCCATCACAG aCCAAAACCTCCTTTGGAAACTTAAAG GACGAGGACCGTATCTTTACAAACTTGTACGGTCGCCATGATTGGAAGTTGTCAGGAGCACGTAAAAGG GGTGACTGGTATAAGACAAAAGAAATCATACTTAAAGGGCAGGACTGGATCATCAAAGAAATCAGCAAATCTGGATTACGAGGACGTGGAGGGGCAG GTTTCCCAACTGGCATGAAGTGGGGGTTTATGAACAAACCAGGAGATGGAAG ACCCAAGTACCTTGTTGTAAATGCTGATGAGGGAGAACCAGGGACATGTAAAGACAGAGAGATTATGAGGCATGATCCACACAAACTTATTGAAGGTTGTCTGGTGGCTGGTGCAGGCATGGGTGCTAGAGCTG CTTACATTTACATCAGAGGGGAATTCTACAATGAAGCATCCAACATGCAGTTGGCAATTAATGAAGCTTATAACGAGGGACTGATTGGAAAAAACGCATGTGGCAGTGGATATGATTTTGATGTCTACATGCACAGAGGAGCAGGGGCATACATCTGTGGAGAGGAAACG GCGCTGATTGAAAGTTTAGAAGGAAAACAAGGCAAACCCCGATTGAAGCCTCCTTTCCCTGCAGATGTTG gaGTATTTGGCTGCCCAACGACTGTGGCTAATGTGGAAACTGTTGCTGTGGCACCG gccATTTGCAGGAGAGGAGGTGACtggttttcttcatttggtcgACCAAGAAACACTGGAACCAAG TTATTCAACATATCTGGCCAGGTAAATAATCCATGTACTGTTGAAGAGGAGATGTCTGTTCCCTTAAAGCTGCTCATTGAAAAGCACGCCGGAGGAGTACTTG GTGGCTGGGACAACCTGTTAGCTGTTATACCCGGCGGCTCATCAACTCCGCTTATTCCGAAAAG TGTGTGTGAAGATGTACTGATGGACTTTGATGCCTTAGTTGAGGCACAGACTGGTTTGGGAACGGCTGCCATTATCGTGATGAACAAGCAG tgtgATCTCATCCTTGCCATTGCTCGACTGATTGAGTTTTACAAGCACGAGAGCTGTGGCCAG TGCACACCCTGCAGGGAAGGCTGTAGTTGGATGACTACCATCATGTACAGATTTG ttgaggGGAAAGCAACACCAGATGAGATTGATATGTTGTGG GAGCTGAGTAAACAGATTGAAGGACACACAATCTGTGCATTGGGTGACGGTGCTGCCTGGCCAGTGCAG gGATTGATTCGTCACTTTAGGCCGATGCTGGAAGAGAGGATGGCAGAATACGCCGCCAAACAAGAGAAAGGCTCTACAGCAGCTTGA
- the LOC131781724 gene encoding uncharacterized protein isoform X2 — MQLQDRDMHKQLLTMRSSISSLREELKTEREEWELENQQEYTPEPEPEPEPEPEPEPEPKPTHARGYVTKVEVVNNDREELRISHVKQDSGILSDEERSDDEELEESVQELLKTFPPPVRPRSSSFSFSSKYAGYGMKREENGGGETERGPTRGVVRVRARSVAGIEVERPSTDVVSPRNRPQFFADGTFNRFESMPVINEIPGDALQRNTTRSKTFAFYGYRRQQSEVEDDNRVSYPSPKKLPVVFGSLTRHGSMPVMHSGGRPRSGTGSKNTNDNVRLVVSNQPIKRSTSQIVLSRPAWDKAREFESNQMRPCRVYRSTSQVSLV, encoded by the coding sequence ATGCAGTTGCAAGACAGAGACATGCACAAACAGCTCTTGACAATGCGTTCAAGCATCTCCAGTCTCCGAGAGGAGCTTAAAACCGAGCGGGAGGAATGGGAATTAGAGAACCAACAAGAATATACACCCGAACCCGAACCCGAACCCGAACCCGAACCCGAACCCGAACCCGAACCCAAACCCACCCATGCTCGAGGCTACGTCACCAAAGTTGAAGTCGTAAACAACGATCGGGAAGAGCTCAGAATAAGTCACGTTAAACAAGATTCCGGGATCTTGAGCGATGAAGAACGAAGCGATGATGAGGAGTTAGAGGAGAGTGTACAAGAATTGTTAAAAACCTTTCCGCCACCCGTGAGACCTAGAAgcagctctttttctttttcttccaagTATGCCGGTTACGGTATGAAACGAGAAGAAAATGGCGGTGGTGAAACTGAGCGTGGACCCACGCGTGGGGTAGTCCGAGTCCGCGCGCGGAGTGTTGCGGGAATCGAAGTCGAACGACCATCAACCGACGTAGTGTCACCGCGAAATCGACCCCAGTTCTTTGCGGACGGAACTTTCAATCGCTTTGAAAGTATGCCAGTTATCAACGAGATTCCCGGAGACGCTCTACAGCGGAACACAACCAGATCAAAAACTTTCGCTTTTTATGGATATCGTCGCCAACAGAGCGAAGTCGAGGACGACAACAGAGTGTCTTACCCTTCCCCAAAAAAACTACCTGTTGTATTTGGCTCACTCACGAGGCACGGTAGCATGCCCGTAATGCATAGCGGGGGACGACCGCGGTCGGGGACTGGGTCGAAAAACACAAACGATAATGTGAGACTTGTTGTCAGTAACCAGCCTATCAAAAGATCGACAAGTCAGATCGTCCTTAGCAGGCCAGCTTGGGATAAAGCCAGGGAATTTGAATCAAACCAAATGAGACCTTGTAGAGTTTATAGATCCACCAGTCAGGTCTCTCTCGTTTAA